From the genome of candidate division KSB1 bacterium:
TGTTGCGCCGCTTTGGCGAGGCCACGGAACTGCCGCTGCGCGAGCAAGTGGCAAGGGCGTTGGTGAATAAAGGCTACAGACTCGGCCAACTCAATCGCAGCGAAGAAGAGCTTGCGGCTTATGACGAAGTGTTGCGCCGCTTTGGCGAGGCCACGGAACTGCCGCTGCGCGAGCGAGTGGCAAAGGCGTTGAGGAATAAAGGCATCACGCTTGGCCAACTCAAACGCAGCGAAGAAGCGCTTGCGGCTTATGACGAGGTGTTGCGCCGCTTTGGCGAGGCCACGGAACTGCCGCTGCGCGAGCAAGTGGCAACGGCGTTGGTGAATAAAGGCTACAGACTCGGCCAACTCAAACGCAGCGAAGAAGAGCTTGCGGCTTATGACGAAGTGTTGCGCCGCTTTGGCGAGGCCACGGAACTGCCGCTGCGCGAGCAAGTGGCAATGGCACTGAATGGTATCGGTTTCAAACTGCTCTGTGAAGCCAAACAGATTTGGGCCAATGGTGAAGCCGGGAAAGCCAAACAGCACTTGCTGCTCGCACAAGAAAAGATCGTGGCATCGCTCGAACGCCGCCCGCAGGAACCGGTTGCCCTTGGCAACTACGGGTATATCCAATTCCTCCTGGGCGAAAAAGAGCACGCCCGCGAGCTACTCACACAAGCAATCACCATCGGCGGAGAAAAGATTCGGCAAGGTGAACTCGAGGACGCAGATATCCATCCGTTGCCGCAAGATGAGGAATTTCGCGCACTCGTACAGATCATCCCCTTGCAACAAAAAGGGCAAGTAGGCAGCGCCTGATGGTTTGATCCGCTGCCATCCCGCTTTCTCAATGATCATGGCGGCTCCTTAAACGCCAAATTCCTGGTCATGACTTCTATTATCAAGAACAAACGACTGGTAGTTATAGCGAACAAATTCGGGACGGTTTTCAACACATAAAGGACCGGGCTCGACAGTGCGGCTATGAGCCTTCAGCCCAAAAAGCAAATGGTATCCCACGTACCATCGGCGCTCAATTAGTCGGTTATGAGTGCGCATTAGAAATTTCTGAAGCCATTTCCTGCTTGCAGAATAGCAGTAGACAATATTGCAGCGTTGTATAAGGAGTATCAGCAAGCAGGGGTTATCCATCCAAACGGGACTTTAGAAGAAAAGTCTTGGGGCAGGAAAGAGTTTGTCGCGCTTGATATGGATGGAAACGGGCTCTTTTTCTTTGAAGATGATTAATTCCTGAAAGAATGCCGCCCAACACGCACTCGCACCTGACGCCGCGCAGCGCAGCGGAGCGGCGCAGGTGAAGCGCAAACCGTTGAATTTAAACCACAATGCTGTTGAAACCATTGCGGAATGACTCGAATTCGACAAGAATGCAATTGGGGCCGGCAGCGACGAAGGCGCGGCTATCCGCGAATCCTCATACCGGCGTTGAGGCGTTGCAGAGACGTGGTGATGCCCCGCCGCTGATTTGATGCGCCGCGGGGCCGGCCCGGCTGCGTCGCTACCTCAACACTTTTCCCTTGCACGCCACCGGCAAATGAGGCATATTCTCTGCGCGCATGCCACTCACGCCCAATCCCAGGCAGGAAAAATCATGAACGTGCAAGTGTTGCTGATCCTCATCACCGCGGCCGGCATTCTCATCAGCTTCGCGGTGATCCTTTCCATTTTTCTCGGCAAGAAGATCGAGGATACCGCGGGCCGGCAGAAGCTGAGCCTGTTCGGCAAGCTGGAGCTGGAAGCCAACACTTTGGTGATGCTGCTGGCGCTCGGCATTCTGCAAACGCTCGCACCGGTGGCCGTGATGGTATGGAAGCCGGAACTGTTCCGGCCCGCCGGCGGTGTGATGCCGCTGACGCTCAACATCACCGGCACCGTCAGCACCGCGGATGACGGCGTACCCAGTCCCAATGCGCCGGTGCTGGTGCGGCTCTTTCGCCGCGAAAGCGCGGATTCGCTGCAGTTGCTGCGCCAGGAGGAGGCCGATCCCACCGAGTATGCCTTTTACTTTCAGGAAATTCCCATCCTGAGTGAGACCGACCGCTTTCGCATTGTCGCGCAACAGGGCGACAGCCTGAAGGATTTGAAGGAACTGCGCATCGCCCTGCAGCATGTCAAGATGCAACTGAGAAGAGTGAATTAGGAGCGCGCCATGAGATTGCTCATGCTCCCGGTTGTGCTGCTTACCGGCTGGTTGTGGCTGGCCGGCGGGGAAAAATCGAACCCGCGCAGGGTGCAGCCGGCGCCGCAGACTTATCCCGCCGCCATCCTCGCCAAAGTGGACAGTGTCGAAATGCGGCTGGTGAGCGCGGGGCCTTTCATCTACGGCAGCTCGCCGGCCGAGGTGGAGAATTTGCCCGCCGCCAAACAGCGCGCTTTTTTCAAGACTGAGACCCAGGCGACGGCACGGCAACAGGCGCGCACCGGCGATTTCTACATCGACATTCACGAAGTCACCAACGCGCAGTATGCCAAATTCCTGCAGGCCACCGGGCATCGCCAGCCTGCATTTTGGAATGACCGGCTGCTGCGGCAGCCGCGCTATCCGGTGGTGGGCATCGGCTGGGAAGATGCCCGTGCTTATGCGGCGTGGGCGGGCAAGCGTCTGCCGACGGAGTGGGAGTGGGAGAAGGCGGCGCGCGGCACGGACGGCCGCCGCTGGCCATGGGGCAATCAGTTCGGGGTGGGCAACTGCAACTCCGAAGAAATCGGATTGGGCACCATTGCGGCGGTGGGCAGCTACAAAGGCGTGAGCCCCTTCGGGTTGTTCGACATGGCGGGCAATGTGTGGGAAATGTGCGAGGGCCAGTGGTCGGACGGCCGGCGCAGCGGGCCGGTGATGCGCGGGGGCTGCTTCAACAATGATCGCTATGGCGTGCGCACCACCGTGCGCTGGTCGCCGCGCAGTGAAGCGCAGATTCAGAACGGCACGGCCTGGCTGGGATTTCGCTGTGTGATGGATGCCGCGCAGGTAAAGTTGGGCGTGAACGCAGAGATCGTGGAATAGCGCCGCGCTGCTGAAGTGTTTTGCTGCAGCGTTTCAACTTGGAAACAACGGGCGTGTTTTCGCCATGGCCAGGAAACTCTGCGGCAGGTTTGTCTCTTTGGAGTGAAATCGTTGTTCCAATTGCAATAATCTCCTCCAGCGGATTGACACAACTCAACTGATAAATGGCTTTTTCATCCGCCGGGTTGTTTCTATCCTTTGGCGATTTCCCTTGAGTTGCGGTTGATTCATGTTGGGAGCTTGCTGTTGAATCAAGTCGGGGGTGGGTATGAAGCGCGCGCTGTTGGTGCTGGGGCTGTTGGCCGCCAGAGCCGGGGCCCAGGTCATTCTCTCCGAAGTGATGTTCAATCCCCGCGGCAATGAAAACCACAACGAGTTTGTCGAGTTGTTCAACGCGAGTGTGACCGATTCGGTCAGCCTGGCGGGCTGGCGCATTGGCGACCAGGCGGCTGTCGATAACATCGTGGCCTGGCGGGCGGGCTTGGTGTTGCGGCCGCAGCAATTCGCCGTCATTCTGGATCCCACCTATTTCAGCTCTTCGACGCAATATCAAACTCTCATCCCGGCGGAGGCGCTGGTGGTGACGATCAGCGACAATGCCTTTGGCAGCGGCGGCTTTTCCAACAGCACGGCGGAGACGGTGATCTTGCTGAATGCCGCAGGCGACACGGTGGCGCAATATCTCTACTCGCCCGGCAACCCTGACGGCATATCGGATGAGAAGATCGAGCTGACCGACGATGACGGTCCGGCGAACTGGGCGGATGCTTTGTCGGCCGATGGCACGCCGGGCGCCCGCAACTCCGTGATGCCCGGCCTGCACGATGCCGGCCTGGTGCCGGGCAGCCTGCAGATCGAGCCGGCGGCGCTGCGCGCGGGGACGGCGGCCAGAGTGCGGTTGCGGGTGCGCAATCACGGCCTCGCTGCCATCGCGACGTTCAAGATCACACTGCATCTCATGCCGGCGCGACCGGAATATTTCGCACCGGTCTCCCCGGGAGAGGCGACTTTCGGGCAGAGTCTCGGTCGCGGCGAGGAAACCGAGGTTGCGCTGATGACAGTGCCTCTGCCGGCGGGAGAATATATTTTGCAGGCGCGGTTGAGCTTGGCGGACGACAGCAATGCTCGCAATGATGCCCTCGATCTGCCGGTGGCCATTGGCTGGCCGCGGCAGACCATCGTGATCAACGAGATCATGTTTGCGCCCGCCGGCGGCCGGCCGGAATGGCTCGAGCTGTACAATCCGCAGAGTCACGATGTGCCGTTGCAGGACTGGTGGGCGGTCGATGAAGCGGGCAGCCGGGCGGCAGTCGTTGAAAACTACTCCATCCCGGCGCGCAGCTTGCGCGTGCTCACCGCCTCCCGGGGGTTGGCCGCGCTTTATCATCTCCCCGAACATGCCGTGTTGCTCACACCGGCATTTCCGCTGTTGAACAATGCCGGCGATCTGATCGTGCTGCGCGATTTCAGCGGCGCGGTGATCGACTCCGTCTTTTATGAAGGTGATTGGGGCGAGGCCGGCAAGTCGATCGAAAAGATCTGGTATGAACGCGACAACAGCCGGCGCAACTGGCTGCCGAGTCGCGGTGCACGGGGTGCAACCCCGGCGGATTTCAACAGCGTCAGCCCGCGGGAATACGATTTACAACTCGAGCTTCTGAGTTTTTTGCCAGCCCGTCCGCGCGCCGGCGAGCCGGTGCGGCTGACGGCGGGCGTCTTTAACCGCGGCCGCCGCGCGCTGGAAAATTTCACGGTGCACTTTTTCCATGACCCCGTCGGCACGCAGGATGCGACGCTGCTGGAAGAATTGGGCGCCGTCACCGTTTCGCAAGCACTGGCTGCCGAACAAACGATCATGGTCGGTCTCGACTGGCCGCAGCCGCCCTCCGGAATCAACCGGGTGATGGCGGAGGCGCGTGAGCCGCGTGATTTGGTGATGGACAACAACCGCACCATGGCAGAAGTGCCGGTGGGATATGCCGCGCACACGCTGGTGATCAATGAAATTTATTACGCCCCGCGCAGCGGCGAAGTCGAATGGTTCGAGCTGTTCAATCTCAGCAACGCGCCGGTCAATCTCCGCCGGTGGCGCTGGCGCGACGCGGACGCGGAGGAAACCGCCAGCCTGCCGGACAGCACTTTGATTCTGCTGGCCGGCGGCTTTGCGGTGGTCGCGGCGGCAGGCACTCTGCCCAACCCCGGGAACACGGCTGTGCATGTGGTTCCCAGCCGCTGGTTGACCTTGAACAACGATCGCGAACGGCTGAGCGTGTGGGATTTTAACGGCGGCTGGCAGGACAGTGTGGCCTTCCGCAGCACCTGGGGCGGAGCCGCGGGATTCTCGCTGGAACGCATCAATCCGAGGCTGCCGGCACAGGACAGCAGCAATTGGAGCACCTGTGTCGCAGCCGCCGGTGCAACGCCGGGGCGACAAAATTCGGTTTTCACCGCGATTCTGCCGAGCGCGGCCACATTGAGCATTTCCCCCAATCCCTTCTCTCCCGATGATGACGGCATCGCTGATTTTGCCATCTGCCAGTTGAACCTGCCGGTGGCAACCGCCAGTGTTCATGTCAAGATTTATGATCTGCGCGGCCGTCTGGTGCGGTGGTTGTTGAACAACCGGCCGGTCGGTTCGAATTTTCAGGTGGTGTGGGATGGCCGGGATGAGAATGGCCGGCTGCTGCGCTCGGGCGTTTATTTGGTGTTCCTGCAAGCCGTGCACGGGAATTCAGGCAGGTTGCTTTCGGCAAAAACCACGGTGGTGCTGGCCCGGCCGGTGGACTGAGTCCCGTGCCGGCGTCAATTGTTTGACGGAGGATGATCCGGCGGGCGTGGGAGCCTGAGGTGTCCGCTGCTGGTGCCAAAGAATTCATTGCATTTTAGGGATGTTGCGGTTATATTTTTCGCTCAATTATGGCATTCGCTCAGCAACTTGCCGCGGTCCAGCAGAGGATCGCCGACGCCTGCCAGACCGCCGGTCGTGATCCGGCAGAGATAACCCTGATTGGCGTCACCAAAACGGTTGCCTTTGAAGACATCCTGGCGGCGAGTCAAAGCGGCCTGCGGCACTTTGGTGAGAATCGGGTGCAGGAGGCGGCACGCAAAATCAGTGCGGCTCGTGCCGCCGGGCTGCAGGCGCAATGGCACCTCGTCGGCCATTTGCAAACCAACAAGGCCAAAGAGGCCGTGGCCTTGTTCGACGTGATTCAATCGGTCGATAGCGTGCGGGTGGCGGAGGCGTTGCAGCGCCACGCCGAGAAGGTGCCGCGCCGGCTGGAGGTGCTGCTGCAGGTGAATACTTCGGCGGAGGCGACCAAATTCGGAGTGGCGCCGGCCGAGGCGGCGAAGCTGGCGGCTGAGATTGCGGCGTTTCCCAATTTGCATTTGACCGGCTTGATGACCATCGGCGCACTGACCACCGACAGCGGGATCATCCGCCGCTGCTTTCAAACGCTGCGCGTGCTGTTGCAGGAGCTTGCCGCGCTGCACCTGCCCAACACCAATTTACATCATCTCTCGATGGGCATGACGGATGATTTCGAGCTGGCAATCGCGGAAGGCGCAACCATGGTGCGCATCGGCCGCGCCCTTTTCGGGGAACGCCGCTAGTCCCGCGGCAGCCGGCCGGCAGCGAAAAAGTCGCCGCCGGCGGTGCGCAAACGCAGCCGTGCGGACGTACTAAAGAATTCCACCCAACACGGGAGAAGGAACGTGCGACTCACACCGCTCGACATAAAAAAACAACAGTTCAAGCGCGCCGTGCGCGGCTATGATCGCGACGAGGTCAACACCTTTCTCGAGATGGTGGCTGAGGAGCTGGAGAGTCTGTTGCACGAGCGCAACCGTCAGTCCGACGAAATCATCCGGCTGCGCACGCAGTTGCAGGACTATCAGGATGTCGAACAGACCCTGAAGCATGCGCTGAAAAACACGCAGGAGACGGCACTGCAATCGCTGGAGAATTCCCGGCGCGAAGCCGAGATGATCATCCGCGATGCCGAATTGGAGGCGGAAAAGATCATTCGGGATGCCAAAGTCAGGCTGGCGGAATTGAAGAATGAACTGATGGTGGTAAAGGCGCAAAAAAGTTCGTTTGCACGGCGGTTGCGCCATCTCCTGGAAAGCCAGCTTGAATTGATCGGGGTGCTCGAGTTGGATGATTTGGGTTTCGGCGAAATTGATGCACCATCGGGGAGCACCCGTCCGGCCGCCGAGAATGCGTCGGTCAAAACCAGCCCGGCCGCCGCTCCCTCTGCCGCTCCGGAGGCGCCGCGCCGTGCGCCGGTGCGGCCCGTGGCAGGTCCGGCCAGGGAATTCCGGCCGGTAAGTGAAGCCGCCGCGGCCGCGACCCGCACCACCATTGACAAGAAGGAGACCCGCATTTCAGATTTCATCACCTGACCACCCGCTGCACCTTTCGACTACCGCTTGACACCATCTGGGCATGAATCTGGCAGTGTATGCCCCGCCAGATTTTTCATCATTGACTCTACAACACAAGGACTGCACCATGTCGAAATCGAGGATCCATTGGCAGTGGGGAGCGGTGTGTCTTTGCATCGGCTCTCTGCTTTTTTCCGGTTGCGCCGCGCGCCTGGCATTGCAGGATGATGCCGGCCAGCCGATCAAACGCAGCGAAGTTGAGGCCAAAAAGAAGAACAACAATTTTTGGCTTTACACCCTGGGGGGCGGTGCCTTGAGTTTTGGCGCGAGCTTTTTCACCGGCGCAATGATCGAGCGCGGAGTTGACAGCGACAATCGCGTGGCCCTGTGGTCGATCACCGGCGCCGGCACGGTGTTGGGAACACTGATTTTTTCCCACAATGGCAAAGTGCGTGATTTCAATCTGGCAGTGGAGGCGGTGAAGGATGCCCGCCAGCAGGAGCTGAACGCAAAGATCAAAAACGAGCATGAGCGCCAGGAAAAACTCGCCGCGGAACGCAAACGCATCGAAGAAGAGCGCAAACGCCAGGAAAGTGAACGCCAGCAGTTGCTCGAACAAATTCGTGATAAACAAAAAAAGAAAGACCAACCTTAAACTTTCCGCCGGCCACTCCCGCAGCGGGCAGGCGCCACCCCGCGCCAGCACATGCCCGGTCGGGGAGCCGCCGGCTGCACCTCGAGTCGGACACACAATTTTGATTTGAGGAGGGAAATCGCCTCGCCATGAGCCCCTTATTACAGCAGATCGATGAAGCGGTCGCTGTCATCCGCCAGCACAGCAAGACCCGGCCTGAAATCGGCATTATTTTGGGAACCGGTCTGGGCGCGCTGGCGCGGGAGATCAAAACCGAGGCGACCATCTCCTACGCTGATTTGCCCCATTTCCCCGTTGCGACCGTCGAAAGCCACGCCGGCCGCCTGATCTTCGGCACGCTCGGGAACAAACAGGTGATGGCCATGCAGGGCCGCTTTCATTACTATGAAGGCTACTCCATGAAGCAAATCACCTTCCCGGTGCGCGTGATGAAGGCGATGGGCTGCCACACCCTGGTGGTGTCGAATGCCTGCGGCGGCATGAATCCGCTTTTCGCACCCGGCGACATCATGATCATGACCGATCATATCAACCTGCTGGGTGACAATCCCCTCATTGGCCCCAATGAGGAGGCCCTCGGCCCGCGCTTTCCTGACATGTCGGAGCCCTACACCGCCTCTCTGATTGCGCTGGCCGAGCAGGTGGCCCTGGAAGCCGGCATCCGCGTGCAAAAGGGCGTGTATGTCGCGCTTTCCGGCCCCAATCTCGAAACCCGCGCGGAATACCGCTTCCTGCGCCTGATCGGCGCCGATGTCGTCGGGATGAGCACGGTGCCGGAAGTCATCGTCGCCGTCCATTCCGGCATGAAAGTGCTGGGCCTGTCGGTGATCACTGATTCCTGTCTGCCCGATGCCCTGGAGCCGGTCGATATCGCCAAGATCATCAAAATTGCCGGTGACGCCGAACCCAAGCTCACGTTGATCATGAAACGAGTCATCGAGCGGATGTAGGGAACACGAAGCCGCGCCGGCCGCCACCACCAACGCGCCGGCGTCCCGTGCCTGCGCAACACCTTATTGAATACCTCACGTTCGTTCAGCAACAAGGCAAATCAGGATGTACAAACCCTTTCCCCAGGAACTCAACCTGCCCGCGATTGAGGAAGAAGTGCTGCAATTTTGGCAGCAGGCTGACATCTTCCGCAAGAGCATCAGCTCCCGTCCGGCCGACCGGCCGTTTGTCTTCTATGAAGGCCCGCCCACTGCCAACGGCAGGCCCGGCATTCATCATGTGCTTGCGCGCACCATGAAGGATTTCGGCTGCCGCTTCAAGACCATGCAGGGTTACCGCGTCGAGCGCAAAGCCGGATGGGACACCCACGGCCTGCCGGTCGAGATCGAAGTCGAAAAACAACTCAAATTCACCAAAAAAGATCAGATCCTGTCCTACGGCATCGACAAATTCAACGCCCGCTGCCGGGAAAGCGTGTGGACCTACAAGCAAATGTGGGATCAACTGACCACGCGCATGGGCTACTGGGTCGATCTCGAACATCCCTACATCACCTACGAGAACCAATACATCGAGAGTGTGTGGTGGCTCCTCAAGCAGTTGTGGGAGCGCGATCTGCTTTATCGCGGCCACAAGATTGTGCCTTATTGCCCGCGCTGCGAGACCCCGCTCTCCAGCCATGAAGTGGCGCAGGGCTATGATGACGTCGATGATCCCTCGGTGTTCGTGAAGATGCCCCTGCAACAGGACCCGGCGACCTGCTTCCTGGTGTGGACGACGA
Proteins encoded in this window:
- a CDS encoding DivIVA domain-containing protein, which produces MRLTPLDIKKQQFKRAVRGYDRDEVNTFLEMVAEELESLLHERNRQSDEIIRLRTQLQDYQDVEQTLKHALKNTQETALQSLENSRREAEMIIRDAELEAEKIIRDAKVRLAELKNELMVVKAQKSSFARRLRHLLESQLELIGVLELDDLGFGEIDAPSGSTRPAAENASVKTSPAAAPSAAPEAPRRAPVRPVAGPAREFRPVSEAAAAATRTTIDKKETRISDFIT
- a CDS encoding purine-nucleoside phosphorylase; the encoded protein is MSPLLQQIDEAVAVIRQHSKTRPEIGIILGTGLGALAREIKTEATISYADLPHFPVATVESHAGRLIFGTLGNKQVMAMQGRFHYYEGYSMKQITFPVRVMKAMGCHTLVVSNACGGMNPLFAPGDIMIMTDHINLLGDNPLIGPNEEALGPRFPDMSEPYTASLIALAEQVALEAGIRVQKGVYVALSGPNLETRAEYRFLRLIGADVVGMSTVPEVIVAVHSGMKVLGLSVITDSCLPDALEPVDIAKIIKIAGDAEPKLTLIMKRVIERM
- a CDS encoding YggS family pyridoxal phosphate-dependent enzyme; the protein is MAFAQQLAAVQQRIADACQTAGRDPAEITLIGVTKTVAFEDILAASQSGLRHFGENRVQEAARKISAARAAGLQAQWHLVGHLQTNKAKEAVALFDVIQSVDSVRVAEALQRHAEKVPRRLEVLLQVNTSAEATKFGVAPAEAAKLAAEIAAFPNLHLTGLMTIGALTTDSGIIRRCFQTLRVLLQELAALHLPNTNLHHLSMGMTDDFELAIAEGATMVRIGRALFGERR
- a CDS encoding formylglycine-generating enzyme family protein; this translates as MRLLMLPVVLLTGWLWLAGGEKSNPRRVQPAPQTYPAAILAKVDSVEMRLVSAGPFIYGSSPAEVENLPAAKQRAFFKTETQATARQQARTGDFYIDIHEVTNAQYAKFLQATGHRQPAFWNDRLLRQPRYPVVGIGWEDARAYAAWAGKRLPTEWEWEKAARGTDGRRWPWGNQFGVGNCNSEEIGLGTIAAVGSYKGVSPFGLFDMAGNVWEMCEGQWSDGRRSGPVMRGGCFNNDRYGVRTTVRWSPRSEAQIQNGTAWLGFRCVMDAAQVKLGVNAEIVE
- a CDS encoding lamin tail domain-containing protein, producing MKRALLVLGLLAARAGAQVILSEVMFNPRGNENHNEFVELFNASVTDSVSLAGWRIGDQAAVDNIVAWRAGLVLRPQQFAVILDPTYFSSSTQYQTLIPAEALVVTISDNAFGSGGFSNSTAETVILLNAAGDTVAQYLYSPGNPDGISDEKIELTDDDGPANWADALSADGTPGARNSVMPGLHDAGLVPGSLQIEPAALRAGTAARVRLRVRNHGLAAIATFKITLHLMPARPEYFAPVSPGEATFGQSLGRGEETEVALMTVPLPAGEYILQARLSLADDSNARNDALDLPVAIGWPRQTIVINEIMFAPAGGRPEWLELYNPQSHDVPLQDWWAVDEAGSRAAVVENYSIPARSLRVLTASRGLAALYHLPEHAVLLTPAFPLLNNAGDLIVLRDFSGAVIDSVFYEGDWGEAGKSIEKIWYERDNSRRNWLPSRGARGATPADFNSVSPREYDLQLELLSFLPARPRAGEPVRLTAGVFNRGRRALENFTVHFFHDPVGTQDATLLEELGAVTVSQALAAEQTIMVGLDWPQPPSGINRVMAEAREPRDLVMDNNRTMAEVPVGYAAHTLVINEIYYAPRSGEVEWFELFNLSNAPVNLRRWRWRDADAEETASLPDSTLILLAGGFAVVAAAGTLPNPGNTAVHVVPSRWLTLNNDRERLSVWDFNGGWQDSVAFRSTWGGAAGFSLERINPRLPAQDSSNWSTCVAAAGATPGRQNSVFTAILPSAATLSISPNPFSPDDDGIADFAICQLNLPVATASVHVKIYDLRGRLVRWLLNNRPVGSNFQVVWDGRDENGRLLRSGVYLVFLQAVHGNSGRLLSAKTTVVLARPVD